The nucleotide window GAAAGAAGATTGGCTGATTGTATCCCCTCCAAAGAAATCAGCAAGACTCGAGCTTGAACTGATCTCCTTGTCACCACATAAAGTTCTTAAATATTGCCTCAGTGATgttctcattttttcagatagGAGACCATTACTTCTTGATTCCTGAGCATCATGAAATTCTTCGAAACTTTCATCATCTAGTTCATCacttgtttctttttctcgCTTCACAACACTACTTTCATAAGAAACACTATCATTAGAATTCGAATCTTGTTTGCTGTCCGAGCTAGCTATAGAGGCACCCGGTGAATCATTCTGGAACACGGAGAttattttctcttttggtGTGGCTAGAGACTGACTGTAGTCGAAAGAAATTGGCTGAGAGACAATTTCCGCACTCTTTTTGGTGTGACGAGGCAATCGAGCATTTTGCTTTCCTGGAAACTCATTTTTTAAAGAGCGTTTGAGCTGCTTGAAATCATCGTAGCTTTTTGCAGTGTAAAATGTCTTATCTGGATTGTTAACATTTatcaacttcaaaatataataGTGTAGATATTTCGAATCTTTACTTGTATTATGACTATCAGTTATGCCTAATTTGGAAAAGAGAGCTGCAGGGGACGCGGGCTTGCTGAAGGCATTTTTGACCCATTTAGAACTAAACGCTGCAGGTTTAGGTTCAGAAGGAAgcctttttcttccaaaaagagaagaatCGTCAACGACAGCGACTATATTTATATCCCAGCCATTGATGAAAACTGGCTCATTTGTATAGAGATATTGCAGGCTTTCTCTTGTTGGAATAGCAAATTCCTCGACTCCAGCggtcttttttttctcgtcCTGCTTTAAAATGAATGCATCTTGATTATAGTATTTCACCTCCTGAGAAACACCTACCCctgaattgaaaagtaaTAATACGGTTTTACCCAACTTTTTTGAGATTCTTCGCCTTTTCGTTGCCTCTTCTCGATCATAGCTGTTACTGAAGCCAAGAGACATAAAATGTTCGAAGAACACTTGCACTTTGTACTTCCAAAACTCTTCGTTCTTTGCAATatcctttgaaaacatAGGGAATGGCATTATTATCTCTCTCAATACATAACTCAACATTGGGAAATCTGTTCCTTCATCTTGGTTTTTTCGTGAGGTCAAGTTGCCTGTTTTCCCAAGTGTATCATTTTCAGttgattttcttgatatagTTTCTGCTGGGGAAGCCATTACGGACATCAACCCCCCTTTCCTTGGTGTCTTGGGCGTACCTAGCTTTGGATCTTCGGCGGAAAATGGATACCCGAATCTTCTCAAAGCAAACTGGTCATTGAGAGCGGATAGCTCTTTATCCAACTGGAATTTCAGCAGCTCTCTCTTCAGATAGTGCTCCTCTGTCGGAGTCAATTCTTCGACCATCCCGATGTCAATTCAGTGCTTTCGTCTTTCAGGACTCAAATCAATGCAAAACTGGCAAAATGATGCGGCAATACACTACACGGTAAAACTATATCTTAGATATATTCTCCTATCTCCAATTCCGCTATGCTCGTCCCTCTATCGAGCAATTTTTGTGGTTCAAGCCCAATTTGAAGCGATGGTAAATTCACACCcttgctttttcaaacctgCGAAGATATCGTGTAATATGGTGGGTGAATAAATAAGCATGTGCTTTAAACAATGCAATATTTTCTGCTGTTCCGGTATCATGCAAGAAAATCATTTAATAAATAACATCCACATTGTCTTGAAAACATATCAACATGTCACACGACAGGTTCCTACATGTATAATAAATTAACGTTCAGATCAGTTCATCCAATTAAGTGGTTTCGTGGTCTAGTCGGTTATGGCATCTGCTTAACACGCAGAACGTCCCCAGTTCGATCCTGGGCgaaatcattatttttgacaTGAATATGTCACACTTTTTATTGGCGAAGTGGATTGCGTTAAATACAGAGTGCTTCATCGAGAGATGGGCTTTACTTGGAGTCGTCGACGATAGTTTGCctagatattgaaaataactTTATGATATACGGGTATTGATACATATAAATCATTGCTGCCTGCGTCATAGAAAGAAGTAAAACCTGAACGAATTAAGATTTAATATCAGGAAAAATTGTCAGTAGTTATACCGAACAATTTGCAACTATTGACCGTGAGAGAACACCTCGAGTAAAGAATTTTCACTATCATTAGCTAATTTCATACTCATAGTGCATGCTGTCAGAAGAGCATTCTTTTTGCAATcttatatgaaagagagcACAGTTTTATTTCCTATCCATGACACTCCCTCGCCAGGTTCCTGTGCCGCAAAAGCCTCGCAATAGATTTCCAGACCACAAATTTCTAAAGTCGATTGATGCTCTGTCAGAGGTTCATGTGacctcttttcttttgccCTGTCACTGCGAAGGTCCCATGTCTGACTTGCTCAGGTTGTGTCGTTCGGTATctcttgctttttctttgatataagtctatttgaagaaagctCGTTCTCTTCACCTGAGTTTTTACCGCTTGTGTCCTTGTAAGATGATTAACACACTATGTAGAAGCCTGTGCACTAATTGGTGGAATCCAACTTAAACGGTAAGAGCGGCAGTTCTTGTAAGTGAAGAGCAACTGGAGTGAGTGACTGCCTACTCTCAATACTTGATAAAAAGGGAAGTGGATCAGATGAGGTCTAATTTGTCTAACATCTGATAGTTTGGAGGGTAGTTTAATTCTCTTATTTTGAGCACAGTCAGCAGCATAAAAGATCCCAAGCCATTGCGAGGACGAGAGACtctttcgattttttttaagATAGGCGTGCTATCGAAGGCAAAGCATAACTCGGTGTGATGCTGTTACGTTTGCAGAAGCTAACCCAAAAGCACGCTTGAACATGAAGCATTAGAATCCTTTGAAAGGAAATGAAAGTTATGTTATAAGGCACTCGATATTAAGCAATCTTATGAAAAAACTAGGAAATTTCAGTTTGAAGTCTTCACTTTCCTCCTGTTTTCACATTCCCATCAATTACCTTGAATATACTTACTCTCAAAccagtttttttcatgCTTGAGAAATAATCCGATTGTTTGGTCAATGCTCATAAATTATCGCACATACCCAAATAATCGATAGCGTATCTTCTGCTGTTCTTAAGGATACTTTGATCTTACTGCCGAGTAATTGATATTCATAATTCTATCATACAATAAAGATATGCAAATTTGCTTAAGAGATTGAAGCGGCTAGCGATTTATGCTATCCTAATCTCTGTTGTCGCAATCTTGTGTGAAGGTTTCAGTGCTATTACATTGTCCTCGCAGTCGCCCTTTCCATCATAAGTATTTTCaactcttcaaaaatgagCTCAAGATAGGCGGGGCTATGAAAAAAGCAGTCTTAAAATTTCACCGATATGTCGAACAATTAAAGGGATTGctacaaattcaaaaacatatcTCAGTCTAACATTGCAATTGAGTTGCCTAATAAGAATCGCAGACTTATCTTCTTTGACCTAAAAGAGGACAGAACTGTAGTTGCATCCCATACCTGTTATTTACTCTTAGTGGTAAACGATAGAAAAAGGGTGAACAAGGATCGTACTGAAGGTTGTACCGAGAGTTGAAAAGCGTTACTGTGCAACTGCCCTTCAGAAAACCAACGCATGACTTGGGATAGGTCCTAAGAAGATCGTCGAATATTATATttcttattgaaatttcgTGACGGCATATAgtcatttgaaatgaatCAGTCGCTAGCTACACTAATAAGAATCAAGTTATTTCAGGGAAATAGTGGTAGTGCACAAGGTTCAGATACTCCAAATACCGATAAAGAAAAGCAAAGTGATAAAAAACCAAGAAATTGGCTGAAAGCTAAGCGGTCCGGTCATAAAGAGGTTTCGCGTTCGAGTTCAGACTCTGATCTTTTGAATGCTTCAACTAATGGCTCTCAGGATTTGGTAGATGACAACACAGCTGAAGATCCCATCAAATCTTCGCATGAAGATGCGGAAGAACAAGAGCAACGCAAAGAAATACCAGAAGGCAATGGCGTTGAAACCATGGCAAAAGGGAAAGCTTGCTCCGATGCTTGTCTGGAGCAGACAACATCTGACAATTCCGttagaaaacaaaatagtCCTTCTGCACTATCTGCAGACGGTAGCAGAAGCCCAAGGAAACAAGGAAAACTGCGAACCTTTAGGGAAAAAATGAGTATTCCAGATTTACATTTTCGATCAACATCAGCTAACCTTCGTCTAGATCGCCAAAGCTATGAGaggtcaaaaaaatcagagaGCGTGCCACCTAATGGCCAAGTAAAAAGTGCCAGGGTGTACAGCATTCTACCATCTTCGATGAGTCCCAAAAGATTAAGTGCTGAGTACTCCTATAAAAGCCCAGCACAACTTCCCAAATATAGCTTTGAGAATGCATCCAATGACACTAGCATGCTGTCTAGAACATCCTCTAATACCTCCTTACTTTCCTCGACGAGGTTTTCGCCGAGAAAAACAAACATAGTAAATGGCTCTTCTACAAGCTCATCGGTTCGTTTCATTGAACCTGTAGTAAATATGTCAAATGGCAACCTTTCAAATGgaacaaaaacaaagggAAAATTTAATAGTGTCAGCAATGGTCATACATACCAGCATTCAAAGACCAATTCTGTAGAGGTTAAAAATGCTACGGGAAAGAGTCTTCTCCTCGGGAGAAGGAGAAGTCGGACTGTAGATGTCTCAGATTACACCAGAACTTCGAGCTCTCAGTGGCAGCAATCCGCATCAACGAATAGTGACTTTATTTCATCGATTACTATACATCTCAAGAAGTCAAGAAGCAATTCATTACTTACAAAGTCGCCTTTGGCAACGCCACTAGATAAAGCAAGTTATCAAAATCCTGACGAAAAAGGAAGTGTGAATTCAGTGCGACTGTCAGAAAGTACTACATCTTCAACTATGCCAGGTGCATCCATGACACAACCGACAATTCCATCTATGTCAAGGAGAAGTAGTTCGTTGGTGAATGCCTTGAACAGTTTTGTCAATTTGAGATCCTCAAGCGCCTCGTCCGTAAAAGGTAGCAGCAGTAAAGCTGTCACACCGAAATTTGATCTTAAATTGGAAGACTTTCCTTCACCCCCAGAGCCCGAGATCGATGAAACGCACGCCAACTTTTTACGGCGCCTGACTCCCTATGGTAAGTTTATTGCAGTTATACTTTGCCAAAAAAGCAATGCCTTCAAGGATGAATGTCTGAGGTTTTACCTTTCAaacttctttgatttctctgGAGAGCCACTAGATATCTCTTTgagaaagattttgatgTTTCTAGAACTTCCTCAAGAAACCCAACAAATAGATAAATTGCTCACAGAATTTGCGCATTGCTATTATCAGACGCACTTAAAAGATGAGGAATACTGCCCTtggaaagatgaaaatcaGGTGTactttattgttttttcgCTACTAATGTTACACACTGATTATTTCAACCTAAATAATCGGTCTAAGATgaccaaaaatgaatttatcCAGCTTGTTCACGAGGATCAACTATCTGGAGGTTGTGACATACCAAAAGATATATTGTTGTATTATTATGACAACATCATCTCAAAGGAATctccaaaatttgatttttccTGTTACCAGGAGTTATTGTCTTCAGAAGAAGCCgatgaacaaaatagtCTCACAACGGAGAAATCATCAGCAGATTTTTATTCTCCAGTGGCTATTATCAAAGCAACAAGTTCAAATGTATGCCATGATTGTACCCCTTCATCTTTTGCTATTACTGGACGAACGTCCTCTAATTCCTTCTCCTCCTACTTTCCACAAATTCCTGCGTCAACTTCTAGCAGCAATACTTCCTTGGTTCAAGATGATATTGACATCTATGCTCAAATATTGGACGATTCCTTAAAAGGCTTGAATATGTCGTCAGAAGTCGAGCGTCTCTGGAATGGCGTCTCTCTTACTAATAGATTGATTGCTGATGACAATAAATATGAGAAATATTTCACCATTCTCAATGAAACAAAAGGAGGTTATCTGAAAATTCataaaaatcaaattggaaaaattgcactttcaaatttcgaGACGCTGAATAAAACTGATAATGATTATGCGCTACTGAAGATTGTTCATATGGGGgagattcaaaaattaaCAGTGAATAAGAAATTCTCTATAGTTGGATCAGTAAACAAGATATTAtggaaaaaagaatatgcAATATTAACTCCATGCTGCCTTCTGCTGTTTGAGAATGCTGACTGGGTGGATCCTTCTCTAGTGAGAGATGAGAATTCAGGGACATCCAACTATATCATTGATTATAAAGCGAATGGCTCCATTCTATTCACTCCCCCATTAGCATGTAACGGACTCCTTGCTATTAGTAAGATAAGTGAAGCGGCCAAAGCAAACACAGAGAAACTTGATATTGATGTTGATCCTTGTGCAAATTTGGACGTCTTACCGCGCGATCAAGAATCAAAGGTCAACAACACTGATGATTATATTTTGCATCTATATGCGtcacaaaagaaatttattTGGAAATGTAGCAGCGTATACGAAAGGGATAATTGGATCGACTCGATAAACTTGGTGGCTGCATATGATGGATGTTATTACAACCCCAAAAGTCTCGAGAATGTTATCATATCTCACAGAAAGCATGATGCTAAATTGaaacttgaaaaactgGCTAATACTAGAGCTGAAAAGAGTGAAAGGCTTTTAGCGTTTCAACATAGCTTACCGCTCTATAAACAAGCAATCCCTATAAGCTACAAGACTAAAAATGACTTGGCTTCTCAAATAAGACAGCTGGCTGTTAAATTAGAGTGGTTGGTTCATGAAATCGAAAGAAGTCAACTGTATTATGAGATAATTCAGCAAGTAGTGTCACAGTTTGGTCCCTTTGTCAATCAAAATCTCAAAGATCAGGGTAAAGAGTCAGAAAGCGATCTCAAATCGATCAAAGGAagttttattttcaatgatgaaCTCTTGAATGCTTCTCTCAATCAAGATCGGTCCTGATTCTACGCATTATAGTGTTCGACAGCTTTGCgtttgataaaatgaaatttgcaaaaaaaagtatttatTTTCTATGTTAAAACTGAATAAATGTATTTAATGAACTTCATCGCTCTTTATTGACAGTGACCTTTTTCTCGAAATGCTTATCCGTCCTATTGCTTCCTACGTTTATTATTCGAGGGCATCCGTCACGATCCTTTTCCAATCGACAACACTCCCAGCAGTAGTATGCTTCCGTCACGCCTGGTAAACCACATATGATGCAGCTAGTGCCAGTCTTACCGAACGAGCATTGATCACAAATTCTTACTTTTCGCTTTGGCCTGACATACGAGTCGCATATCGGGCATTTGCCATCGCACTTTTCACATAACAGACCGATGTGAACACCAGGCTGCTTCATGCACATGACGAGGTCTAACTGGTGACGAGACATTACCAATCGTACTACCTTAAAATCGTACTACCTTAACGTTCACCTACCGGACTCCTCTGTGCAGTATCTCTGCTGCTCATCTGTTTTTTGAGTACAGTCCTTTTCTATATGGAAAAATGACTTCATTGATCAGAAGTGATCGCCCGAAAGAATTGAGGTTATGTCGCAATACGCAGGCCAAAAAAGCAGATCTAGTCGATGGAATGTTGGATGCAACTATGGTGGATGAACTAGCTGTCTGTCCAATATGTTTGGACGAGATCACTGATTCCATTGCGACTCTGAAGCCATGTAACCATCAATTTCACAAGGATTGTATAAGGAAATGGCACACATATGCTGATGATCTGAAATGCCCTATATGTAGAATAGAGTCAAAACACTTGGAAATGGGGTACAAGCTTGGTGGCTACCataaaaatattaaaattAACTTAGAAAAGGGATTCAACATTAAGATCACCATTGAACAGGCTGAGGACCACTCACTTCCCGAACTTATAGAACAATTTGGTTCAATACATTTGAATAATCAATCCAGCTTGATTAGAGATGCAAGGTGTGTTTTTTGCGATATCTGTGGGCAGGAATGCTCAGGAAGGGATGATCAGTATTGCGAGCAATGTGATTCGCACTATCATGAAGAATGTCTCAGATCATTGGCATGTGAGGTCGGCGATAGAGAAAGCTGGCAACAGTGCATCGGGTGTAGAAATTTGGTGATCAAGGGAAATACAAGGACAGATGCACATCCCCATCTCTTTGATCAACGAATAGTGCGAGAGCAGGCTTTGGAGTATCCAGGGAATAGTGCAGCTAGAATGGTCAGTGCcagtgaagaagaattaaGTAGGCTTCTAAATGTCAAAACAATGATTCAAACACATGTTCGGGGCGTTTTGAATGAATATTATCAATCTGGGGTTGACGGTATAAAGATCAATAAACGACATTTCACTGAAGTGAACAAAACGGTTTCTAGGAGATTATACAGACTTTCTAAATATAGGTATCAGGAAGATCTAATCAACTATGATACTGAAGCCAAGAGACAGGTTCATATAGAATTATGTAGGTTGGGCTATGTTTATATTTAAGGTTATAAGGTTGGTTTTGATCTCCTGCCAGGCCCACTGGGTCTATTGAATTTTGGTTTGCTTTCAGACTTTTCCAGAGCTGTCTGACGCTTTTGCTCTTCCTCACTAGAGCTTGAAATCAATGATACTTCCAATTCAGATGGTTCGCCAATTTCTataatttttgcaaaagctAATTTCTCTTCATTCGTTAAGTAGTTGACAAAGCCCGCTCTATTTGACGCATACACCATTCTATCCTTGACTTTGCTTCCAGAAGGGCAACTGTAAATGAAATAGTGCAGGGAaccatttttgaatattgtaTAACTTGGATTTTCCGCAGTAATTCTCAGCGCATACGGTGAGTCAACGTTCTCTTTAGATGCAATGTGAATCTGCTCGTTGGAAAGGTCAATTGTGAAGGACACAGCATTATATTTATTCAATATACTCGAAATAGAGAATCCTTTTGAGTCTACCTCAAACGAAAGTTGGCTTGGAGCTCCGTTGGTTTGAGAAACAAGCTTTTTACCATTTGGGAAATGCTGTGCCAGTTTCATcttttgctgttgttgaGCTATCTGTATATTGACCTTCTCCGACTCGGTAAGCACAGCATTTTGACTTGGTCTACTATCATCTAAGATATCACGGACCTCTTGTGCTTCCGTAAAAAGTAGTTGTTTACCAATTGAGTTGGAACCGACTTGTCTTATCAAGGTATTTTTGGTGGATGCATACAGCATTTTCGCTCTCACAGGGGAGCCATCAGGAACATAAGATGCGAAAACATAAAGATTATCTGATGGATTTTTCACAAAGATATAGAGTGGATcagaattcaaatttttttgcaattgttCCACTGAGTTAAATGATCCATCTCTTTCTACCACGGTCGAATCGGCGGAGATCTTAGCCGTAAAGATAGCTAATCCACTAGAGTCTTCCGAATCATTTAATGTGTCCAGCAGCTCTTTGGTGGCCAATATACCAGATTGAGAGGACATTTTTGTGcaactttctctttttattCTAGTTCTCACAGGTCAGCAACCCCTATGTGTTGTCTGCCTTAATTTTCGAAATAAGCtggaaaacaaaattatAAAAACATCGATTGATTAAAAATGtaataaataaatacatACAAAAGAAgtgaaaaagcaaaaagaacaaaataaGATATTTTACATGATTTTCATAACATGAATTCCCTGATCCCAACACCAGTGTTAACCATTTCCCAGACACCACTTTTCCGTCTCAGAGCACGCTTGAGTAGCTTTTTATCcctgttttttttaagtttttttattgactTCTTGGTAACGGCGTTTCCCCCATGATTGTTT belongs to Zygotorulaspora mrakii chromosome 1, complete sequence and includes:
- the ASR1 gene encoding ubiquitin-protein ligase ASR1 (similar to Saccharomyces cerevisiae ASR1 (YPR093C); ancestral locus Anc_3.405), with protein sequence MTSLIRSDRPKELRLCRNTQAKKADLVDGMLDATMVDELAVCPICLDEITDSIATLKPCNHQFHKDCIRKWHTYADDLKCPICRIESKHLEMGYKLGGYHKNIKINLEKGFNIKITIEQAEDHSLPELIEQFGSIHLNNQSSLIRDARCVFCDICGQECSGRDDQYCEQCDSHYHEECLRSLACEVGDRESWQQCIGCRNLVIKGNTRTDAHPHLFDQRIVREQALEYPGNSAARMVSASEEELSRLLNVKTMIQTHVRGVLNEYYQSGVDGIKINKRHFTEVNKTVSRRLYRLSKYRYQEDLINYDTEAKRQVHIELCRLGYVYI
- the SYT1 gene encoding Arf family guanine nucleotide exchange factor SYT1 (similar to Saccharomyces cerevisiae SYT1 (YPR095C); ancestral locus Anc_3.407) encodes the protein MNQSLATLIRIKLFQGNSGSAQGSDTPNTDKEKQSDKKPRNWLKAKRSGHKEVSRSSSDSDLLNASTNGSQDLVDDNTAEDPIKSSHEDAEEQEQRKEIPEGNGVETMAKGKACSDACLEQTTSDNSVRKQNSPSALSADGSRSPRKQGKLRTFREKMSIPDLHFRSTSANLRLDRQSYERSKKSESVPPNGQVKSARVYSILPSSMSPKRLSAEYSYKSPAQLPKYSFENASNDTSMLSRTSSNTSLLSSTRFSPRKTNIVNGSSTSSSVRFIEPVVNMSNGNLSNGTKTKGKFNSVSNGHTYQHSKTNSVEVKNATGKSLLLGRRRSRTVDVSDYTRTSSSQWQQSASTNSDFISSITIHLKKSRSNSLLTKSPLATPLDKASYQNPDEKGSVNSVRLSESTTSSTMPGASMTQPTIPSMSRRSSSLVNALNSFVNLRSSSASSVKGSSSKAVTPKFDLKLEDFPSPPEPEIDETHANFLRRLTPYGKFIAVILCQKSNAFKDECLRFYLSNFFDFSGEPLDISLRKILMFLELPQETQQIDKLLTEFAHCYYQTHLKDEEYCPWKDENQVYFIVFSLLMLHTDYFNLNNRSKMTKNEFIQLVHEDQLSGGCDIPKDILLYYYDNIISKESPKFDFSCYQELLSSEEADEQNSLTTEKSSADFYSPVAIIKATSSNVCHDCTPSSFAITGRTSSNSFSSYFPQIPASTSSSNTSLVQDDIDIYAQILDDSLKGLNMSSEVERLWNGVSLTNRLIADDNKYEKYFTILNETKGGYLKIHKNQIGKIALSNFETLNKTDNDYALLKIVHMGEIQKLTVNKKFSIVGSVNKILWKKEYAILTPCCLLLFENADWVDPSLVRDENSGTSNYIIDYKANGSILFTPPLACNGLLAISKISEAAKANTEKLDIDVDPCANLDVLPRDQESKVNNTDDYILHLYASQKKFIWKCSSVYERDNWIDSINLVAAYDGCYYNPKSLENVIISHRKHDAKLKLEKLANTRAEKSERLLAFQHSLPLYKQAIPISYKTKNDLASQIRQLAVKLEWLVHEIERSQLYYEIIQQVVSQFGPFVNQNLKDQGKESESDLKSIKGSFIFNDELLNASLNQDRS
- the TWF1 gene encoding twinfilin TWF1 (similar to Saccharomyces cerevisiae TWF1 (YGR080W); ancestral locus Anc_3.404) produces the protein MSSQSGILATKELLDTLNDSEDSSGLAIFTAKISADSTVVERDGSFNSVEQLQKNLNSDPLYIFVKNPSDNLYVFASYVPDGSPVRAKMLYASTKNTLIRQVGSNSIGKQLLFTEAQEVRDILDDSRPSQNAVLTESEKVNIQIAQQQQKMKLAQHFPNGKKLVSQTNGAPSQLSFEVDSKGFSISSILNKYNAVSFTIDLSNEQIHIASKENVDSPYALRITAENPSYTIFKNGSLHYFIYSCPSGSKVKDRMVYASNRAGFVNYLTNEEKLAFAKIIEIGEPSELEVSLISSSSEEEQKRQTALEKSESKPKFNRPSGPGRRSKPTL
- the RDS3 gene encoding U2 snRNP complex subunit RDS3 (similar to Saccharomyces cerevisiae RDS3 (YPR094W); ancestral locus Anc_3.406) gives rise to the protein MSRHQLDLVMCMKQPGVHIGLLCEKCDGKCPICDSYVRPKRKVRICDQCSFGKTGTSCIICGLPGVTEAYYCWECCRLEKDRDGCPRIINVGSNRTDKHFEKKVTVNKER